The following nucleotide sequence is from Acyrthosiphon pisum isolate AL4f chromosome A2, pea_aphid_22Mar2018_4r6ur, whole genome shotgun sequence.
tatattctgagaatGATTTGTTAAAATCATTAGACTTAAATGATGTACTAAAAGAGTTGGCTTCAggtaaagcaaaaaaaaaaaatttaattaattaaatagtttttgttttatatgttattaacttaagtttgatatttgttgtatactattaatgcatttaatagttattatgaaaatttgtatttacttttatcatactAAAATGGGTAATTTGATAGACATAAATTGTACAatcctattaattttataattttataatgctattgagaatttgtaaaatagttaacaaaatgtttagttCTGCGAGCGTAGCGAGCGGCTTTGTAAAGCATGTTTTGTCAAAAGGGCCCATATAAAATTTCAGCCCCGGGGCCCAATAGGTGCTTAATCCGGCATTGCGTACATCAAAAGACCAGTATCTCGAGTTTCGTAGTGATCGAATGAAATcccaaaatccaaaatacacGGAACTACgtgatattacaaaaaaatcataacggTCGAACCAAAAGTCGGATAACTTCACTCTTGGTACCCATCGATACggcccatattataatattaggtatgtattctATTAAGTCCGTTGACTCTTTCCGGAacattgccaaaaaaattaaaaaccaagcgcgggtatacgttatgcggaatgcgctcattggtcacctgggtctttcgcgcgctaagtacgattacttaagaagcccggtggttcttggaatacatatcgtcgggtagcaaattttcctggctttccgaatatctatgttaagtccgtcgactccttccggaacattgccaaaaaacttaaaaaccaagcgcgggtatacgtAACGCATTGTCTGGCTGTTGTGTGCAGTGCTATGCCGCCTTTGCGGatccattttataatacttaaaaacataatatgagggTTTTActgacaacaaaatatttcgtGACGAATCTTTTGCCGCTATCTTGTGGTTAGAAATGGAAGTAGATCATACAAACGGCTATATAAAAAGTGGGCGCCTAGAAAATACTGTAATGCAACCGAGCATACAAGGGCTCTTATCTCTATCCACACGAAAAAATTGGTCACCTAGCTTTGGTCACCCAACTTCACACTCGTTATTAATCGTGTtgtaaatattgttgaatttattttattcattttaaaattgaaatcattCATCGTAATTTTACATTGCAAagtaacaactttttttttttttattattaacttttaaagcCATTAACTGTTGGTTTTTGTTATGAATAGTGACGGACATTTATAACTGATGGTTaggatgaataatataaacttcatgcttataatataactttcgTTTAGATGGCAACCTACATTTACCATTATGGTGGCCGGCGGTGGAAAAAGGGGTCGTGGCGGAGGTGGTtatggcggcggtggcggtggaggTCGTGGTAGTCGTGGCGGCGGCGGTAACGCCACAAACAGAAACAGTAAGTATATTTCATACCTATTagctatttgttttttatagatGAGTTGTATCTACGTAAATTTCATATTCAGGTCTATCAAACCTTACGCATGTCATGCACCACATTATAGACTAAAAcatgtgtatacatttttttaattatacttaagtattcaatattcattaagtTGTTCTTTATTGATTtgaactatatgtatattgtatactgtcaATGTGTTCCTGCCCGGGCAATGTGAaccagaatttttttcatcaaccaactaataatattttttattttcattattaattataattttactattacctattggctagttataataatttatagtattgttctttttcatttcaatttataatatttttttaaaaaacaatgattattatttttattatcatatatctattgaatattttatattccataaaaatattcgtaatattataatatatatatatatatgaatacaatttattgataaacgttgttttttaaaaaaatattacaaattggtaaaaataaaacaaaacaatactataaattattataactagccaataggtaatagtaaaattataatttataatgaaatgaaaatattattagttggtTNNNNNNNNNNNNNNNNNNNNNNNNNNNNNNNNNNNNNNNNNNNNNNNNNNCATGCTGGACGCATAGAACCACTATCTGAAATATGTTTACCAAAAATATCAGCTActgaattgaaaataatagaaacatttattaCTTCATATAACTCTTGTATGGACACCTCGTTGTTTTCttcatatatttgtatgtgtgaTGCAAGTAGTATTAGTTTTTACTATTCAAATGTTGATGTTACTAAAGCTCAAGCTAcagaaatttgttttgaaacaaaaaaacaaagtggtccatattggaaaaaaaataggcAAATTAGAATTACTGGAACTTCAGCATACAGTTTTTTCACTAAGTCTAAAAGTAAAACAGCAAAAAAAGATTGGGACTCTAAAATAAAATccgttttattttcaaatttttctggGAATGCTGCCACCCGTTATGgtcttttaaatgaaaataaagctATTGctgcctttgaaaaaaaatatgaaatttctaTCATTAAACTAGGATttcttataaacataaatttccCTTGGTTAGGAATAAGCCCTGAtggttttattgaaaaattaaatgactattttcttattgaaataaaatgtccaATTGCTGGTAAGAAATTTAGTGGATCAGACTTAATCAtactacttaaatatataaaaatcagtaATGAATGCAGGTTAACATTGATTAAGAATCATTCATACTATGGTCAAATTCAATTAGGACTTCTTTTATGTAACTTGAAAATGGCCTATTTAGTTATATATGCTTCAGTTAACGATTCAATAATAGTCATAGATGTACATTTTGACCCTGTTTTTTGTAAAGAAATGTTTATTCAATTGACAGATGTATACTTTAAACAAGTATTACcttatattaatcaaaatttataataaaatacacaatgttatatttaaaattttaatgaataaactgtatattatgtctaaaataattgtacaatattgttaaatgcattttaatagtaatacaagTTGTacatgttatgtattttttaattaaagttcATTGTACtcactaataattaattgactatACTAATCTTCATTTCTTTCTATATTAAAACCTTTTTCACTGATAATTGGTCGAGAAATATTAACCACCCCACAGATAACTGTAGTAATCTTATCAATAATAGGCAAATACGACCAAGGTACTTTTTGttgtaagattttaaaaattttaattctttggATTGCTCTTTCTATATGCACTCGAGCTCTGGCTATTTCTGCATTTTCAATACCGTCTTTTGTACTTAGCTGTTTGTTTTTACCTAAAAATGGTGGTCTAAATAACTTTACACCGCTATCAACACATTCCTGTTCAATTAAGAAACCTTTATCGACCATGATAGCATCTCCTTCTGTGCATTTGTCCAAAATTCCActgttgacaaaaataaatttatcactCGCTCTTCCGCCATACACCGAGCTTAAAAAAGTAATCAAGCCATCTGGAGCAATTCCAACCATcagtttaattgtattattgccTTTGTAGTGTGAATAAGTTCTTAttctacaatttaaacattttggcTTTTCGATTGTTGTTTCGAAGCAATCAAGTATCACTCTtgtttctttataatttgtaaaacagGATGGTAAATTCTTTTCTATATTACTTTTAGAAGGCCATACaatcattgatttaaaaatcaGAAACAAAAGATTGAtcgtttctataaaataatttttgcaagATGTATCAGATATTCTAAATAACACTGACAGACTTTTATACGAcatatttaactttaacttacaCAAAGTTAAACATATTCGCATTTCTGTGTCtaaagaaaattgtatattgtactgCAGTTTAGCCATtaagatatttgatattttagtaatatcttTTAAAAACTCAATTTTTGAAAGGCCCGTAAAGGAATTAATATCTGAATCTGACTTTATTAAATCCATAAGGGTGATATTTATGGCTAAAAATTCTGCTGGGTCAACTTGAATACCAATATCTTTTGAAGTGGTATCAACTGCAGTCACAGATGACTCAGTATTTTGTTCCACAGCTGTATCATCAAGTGGCAAATGTTCACACAAGCACTCTTCTTCAGGTACTTCTTTATGTTCgctagtttaaaatattaataattaagaaacaTAACACTCATCAAGTATAtttagtttctatttttatacatagattacatttttgagataaaaaaatgtatggttaaTAATTGtgctttaaattttacaatataactaCAACAATgcatacacaatttttttatgcattattatttattaagagttGCAAGTGGGGTGAACAATGATCATGCTCAAAAATCACACtatatactaattagtaactTATTAGGGGgttcttaaattataagtactgattattcaaagtttaaaatggTGAATTTACCTGGAGAAATAAATTTTTCGTCGAACTGTAGATGGTGTATTATTTCTTTCAGGTGAAATTTTCGATTCCAAATTATCTTCTTTTAcactaaaaatgtatgttacacATTATTGCACTTATTTTaagatcataattattaataatttaccatttaaGCATGAGATCTCGACGAGTAGCTCTTTCAGCTCTTTGGAcccgtttaatttttaatggacTTGGAGTTGGTCGTTCAAATAGTCGTTTTGGTAAGTTTTGAGAGGGAATCGCACACAGTTTTAACTTTACTCTTCGAAATGGTGAATTAGCTATAGGTaacacaacaaattatattatgatttaaagtctatggaattattaaaataatacctaacctgatatgtattctatataatttgattattagtacataggtagttataataataattacttgttTTCATTTGTAAAAAATCATCTTTAATGAAATGTTTGctgcatacattattattattggttttattaatattcatttttaaagcaTGCTCCCATTTCTTTTTTAGGATAACATTTTTTGGAAAACTATGGAAAGTCACATCATCTTGGTATTGTCtgttgaatgaaaataaaataaatattttagacatgttTACACAgagaatataatttgtaaatttagtaGAAATAAGAACAGTTAAATATCTTAGAAAATATCTTACATTGTTTTACATTGTGGAACATGacagtatttatgtttttttcttggTTTTGGTATTGTGGCACAATAAGTGtgatccatattataattaataattattatgaaatagcAGCTTCTAACTAGTAAAGGGccgatttcataataattatattatggaatatgGATCACAATAcgtaatcaaaattaaaaaactattcgtggttaataaattatgacaaattctcaatatattttgtatttatagacCTAATCAGTTTTCATGACGGGCTTGTCGGCCCCGTTACAACGTTTCATGCCGCCGCCACCAGATGTCAGCCGCTTCGCTTTCTATCGCGAATTTTAAAGTGTTATTTGATAGGTATAACCACTAAAACATGATTTGAGTGCCGCATTTAATGAAAACATGTACGTTTACTATTGACattgaaatattaaagattacatattaaaaaaaagtagtcgAGGAAATTCTTCTTAATAATTGTcttaaaagcatattttttcaatacactTTTGacgaattaatttatattttatatatttatttttgggtaAAGGTAAAGATAACGTAATTACTGAGACATCacgttttaatttacttatcaGCTATCACCATTCCACATAATATCTGGAACAAATTGTATgcgataaattatatatttccacTTAAAAGTGTAcgctaaaatgtaaatatattgtaaaaaatctcACGTAAATAGAATAATTTGGTCGTTCTACCGATACACtaagtataactataataatactgtttgtTCATCCAATATCAATCCACTACGTCAACTATGTTCCATCGTAATACGTATTGTTTACGTTTGCTGTTTTCTATCGCCTGTTACAAGTGTTACAACGTACACGGATTTATATTGATCCATCTCGAAAGGTCTGATCAGCCGTAAGATGTGTCAATGATATGTGTTCGAAAGCCGTAAAGCTcaaagtactataatataatataatattatattatattagtattatacgaAATGTGAAAACGGTTCCATACTTTCATGGGCTAGTGCGAAGCTGTAATGAAACTGAATTTAATCACAgctcgtttaaaatttaatttaatttaatcataataatattttaaaattattttgtactttgttaaaaatgctcaattttttttaccaaggatttaatctttaaaaacaatgtttctcAAATTTAGTTGATGTTGTAAccaaaaactctaaaaaatattattttcacaattttttattatagacattttaactttaaatttagacgaaattatatatttaaacgaagaatgatgaaattaatattatttcgttgaaattcaaaaacagCATTCGTGGATacttatagaattataaaatattatactaagtatattatgcaatgacattttttaaatatttagattaaattttaagcgagatattacttatttataccaTGAACCTATCCACACTGTACTATGTAAGGTGGTATTGActcaaacattattaaatattaacaataataaataatagtataatatatgataaaaatatagactattataataataaattgaatattaattaagacgataaatgcaatgttttcatCAAAAATTACACCGACCTTccgtaatactaatattaaaatattagttacttTATTTAATAGCACGGTACAAGTGTATAACTACCAATTTTGATAGAAAAAAGTCGTACCTATGAcctatttttttcagttattttgattttacattaGTAGAATAGGTATAACGTTGATTTTGATTTGTTGGGATCGTTAATGAAAAGTGATGACTAATAAAGTAACTTTAATTTccttaatgtattttaaaaataacgataggtaacaatattaatttgtggCCTCAAAATAAATCCTTGCGATGTTCCTAATCGCTTATAGTTGCGACTTGCGGCACCGCAGGTGAGTGTATTATTCCgtcaatttatttcaaaataatatcagtcAACTTTAGGCAAGTACctgttaggttttttttttcgtcattgtctgtgtgtataatataacaatatattaaatgacatttttgtttcaaaaataatcgAAGATATAtccttatacctacttaaaaatatggtaattacatattaatatggaaattttattatattacaacatatCTAGTACTGACCTATATAACCAATGCAGAAAACATTAAGCTATATGCGTATAACAATGTCCAAcgagattttttttacatttataacaacTTGGACATCGATTAATGTCGTGCTCAattttatgatacatattaCGTGTTTTAGACTTATAGAAACACGGACCactatgttatccaaatataattttttccattaatgttttttgtacacaaaaaaaaaatatgcacaaatatgcaatttcaaactttgtatttcgttttgtcattttataaaataaattaataacttacctAGAATAATCTACGACCctgtgataaataattgtattatattataaccttaacatattattatctatgttttatgaatattgattttattaataattatttatatcataatcaatatatacatttagttttaattacttGTACGATaaactcattatttttatacatttacaattatcaacttaaagtacataatactatgatcatttttaattcttatgtattcataatacattttacttttatacttgTGCCACTGAGAGAGCGCTACTGGGCTGAgtctaaaacaataatacataataaattaattaactttaagtttatcattttaaaataaaattatgatttgatgcAATACAGCTTTATAAAGGCAATTGTATGCTATGATGATAAATATGGGTTTGGAATTTGTTGCAggttttatttatgaattcagTAAATATATGTCTACATTCTGTTCGTATTAAGACATTAAATTATTCTATgcaattataataggtacctattatcattattattaatgactgTGTTTTGATTTAATAGTATTGTATGAGTATGAGAGATAACATcggatataaaattacaaaatatcacatatataatattgtagacataaaataaaataaaaacaatatctcGACGtcgaatgtttattattataatacaacaccCGGGTAGTGTGTGGTTTCCACTAAAATCCAGCAGAAGtaatttttcaaagaaataCCAAAGATGATttttaacattacaatatttgataaacagTCTAAAAATGCAATGACTaatgaacatattaaaatatcttttatgcAGTTGGTAAGAActctaaactattatttaaattattattaactataaatattaaatatatctctaaatgtttttaataggtaatctGTTTTTTGTGacgtatataattttgaatattttattattttgtttatagtttatatatttatttcttataaatgtatttgtaacgtactacctactatacctaaacTATTTagacacaatatataattattaatattgcgttgattttaactattaaactataataattttatttttctggtaTTAGTGCAGGTTAGTGAGTTAAGCGAAGTAGCAAAAAAGTGATTGAAATACTTTGATATTACTGAaagtagtaatatttttatgattaaaatagaaTGTATTAGTTCAGCAGTGTAATTTTGTAGGTTCTAAAAGTGATTTAAATGGTAAGTGATGGGTGGGCTGGATAAATTGCAATCTTCCGGCCTGAATTTGGTAATCATGCCGACCATAGTATACCTACCATAGTATAACtgctttatttatttagtaattatttaaatttttacacgaCTTTGTTAAAGtataaagttgtataatatgtttataatagtaatatactcatatgaaatatacgataatacataatataatattattatgctctatAGTGGTTTatgactaggtacctatacctatttaataaattaattagtaataacaataataagacaTAGAAACTAAatgaatgtttaataaacagttcGTTAATGTTTTGTTAATCATACCAACCAATTTAAAGTGAAGAcagatgaaaatataatgtcagATTGAAATAAcgtatatatcgtatatagaacCGAAAGAACTCCCTATAGTCGCTACCCACTGCACgataatattgatatagttGAAGAGTTTCCCTGGTCTAGCGTATGTAGGTCCAGAGcgaccataaaaaaaaattgtttagcttGTAAAACGGTTATTAGGTAAGGGGGCTGCAACGTAGCATATTTTAAGGAGTACTATTTAGGCTTTTCGTgagacatataaattaatactgaaTCTATGCGTTCGAACGGCCTCAATGAaactttataagtaggtacctaatcaagtGTTTGTTAACTGACTTAAGTGAAAATGTATGTGTCTATGTGTGAGTAGTAAATGGACATTAGTGTGCGTTATCCGTTATCTAGAGGAAGGTGCAGTATCATATGGTTAAGCTTCCATGGCTTATAaatcatgtaatttttaacataaagcaattttttatactgatatgCATAGAAAAAGTTACGGTCTATAACTTTTATATGAAACTTTATTacgttttttatataaaaatttgtgtaatttgtgttttacttttttttggaaaaatacgaatttaccaAAAACCTGGGGCGTAATACCGTATGTCTTCCTGTAGTGGTACAATTATACGATTTTGCCCCAACacgactattaaaataaatcaagctTTATAAGAAACTTTAAgtagataaattaatgtatccaaactagaaattcaaattacacttaataaggtattgaataataataaaaacatatttgtataattttttttaataggtactatttttttttttgtcaaatatttgaaaatattttagttattgatttcaaacacttaaaataattttttttccagtaTGTGATACCAAAACATacgcattattatattcaataaataaacaagcaAAAAGCTTCAAATCAGTGTGTTCAGTTttcctatattatgatatcaatataattgataaaatccTGATTATACGGTTTTGCCCCATATACGGCAATACCCCGCTTTCCCCTACTATTTTTTTCCGAGAATCGTTGTCACGTCGAGTCGGGCAACCGCGCCGGAAGCAACTCTCACACGCCCACGCACATGTCAATACAtcgcgaaaaatgaaaatatatattcttgttTGCATGACtctataaaaactactaaaagcggtagtaaattaattatacttccCGAAGTTCGATTGTGATTTCGaaaaaatggtttaatttattataagactaTGCTTcttaggaatcacttttttatttaaaatcagatgtgcccaaaataaatacaaatgtaagaaatgcaattatttaatgggatttctaaaaaaaaaaatgttcattttaaggtaattttaaaatgaaaattgaaaatcgacttccCAAGAagcctagatattttattaacgaattcaaacatgtataaaaaatttaaatcggacattCCTAAGcatgtgtaatttaccaccgcttatcggtctaaaacgtatgaaaaatacatgCGTTGCAATCCCCTCAACAATCGCTGTTTTTCgtcgtattcaatttttatggtCTTATCCACGATGGTAATCGTGGCCAGCCATCATTTTTCCTTCAGAACGCCGAACTTTGCAATTGTTACTGACACGCCATGTTACGTGGGTGATTTTGGATAACGAGGAGattgaaaaaacaataaatgcgGTGACggaatgatagtaataatatggtacGTGAACATGTTgaatcgtattaataataaacaataattcacGAATTAAATAGCCACTATGAAATATTGCGTTTGACCATGGGAGATCTGACCAAAGGTTTTATTTATACAGGTACTGTAATATTACGCGCCCTATAACaaggttaggttttttttctatacaatataattaggtGTACACTGATAtcagtttgttttaaaatcat
It contains:
- the LOC103309511 gene encoding uncharacterized protein LOC103309511 → MFHNVKQSNSPFRRVKLKLCAIPSQNLPKRLFERPTPSPLKIKRVQRAERATRRDLMLKCVKEDNLESKISPERNNTPSTVRRKIYFSSEHKEVPEEECLCEHLPLDDTAVEQNTESSVTAVDTTSKDIGIQVDPAEFLAINITLMDLIKSDSDINSFTGLSKIEFLKDITKISNILMAKLQYNIQFSLDTEMRICLTLCKLKLNMSYKSLSVLFRISDTSCKNYFIETINLLFLIFKSMIVWPSKSNIEKNLPSCFTNYKETRVILDCFETTIEKPKCLNCRIRTYSHYKGNNTIKLMVGIAPDGLITFLSSVYGGRASDKFIFVNSGILDKCTEGDAIMVDKGFLIEQECVDSGVKLFRPPFLGKNKQLSTKDGIENAEIARARVHIERAIQRIKIFKILQQKVPWSYLPIIDKITTVICGVVNISRPIISEKGFNIERNED